Part of the Streptomyces sp. NBC_01353 genome, GGGGTGACGGTCGCCGCCTCCGGTGTCTTCTTCTCCTACGTCGGTTTCGACACCGTCTCCACGGCCGGCGAGGAGGTGCGCAACCCCCGGCGCACCATTCCCCTGGCGCTCCTGTTCACCCTGCTCGCGGTCTCCACGCTGTACGTCGCCGTCGCGGTCGCGGCAGTGGGCGCCCAGCCGGCGAGCCGGTTCGGCGAGCAGGCGGACGCGGGTGAGCCCGTCCTGGCGGAGATCCTCCGGAGCGTCACCGGAATGGGCTGGCCGGCGCTGCTGCTCTCGGCGGGCGCGGTCGTGTCCATCTTCAGCGTCGTCCTGGTCACCCTGTTCGGACAGACCCGCATCCTGTTCTCGATGGCCCGAGACGGCCTCGTTCCGGAGATCTTCCGGCGCGTCGACCGCAAGCGGCACACCCCCGTCCACAACACCTGGATCGTCGGTGCGGGCGTGGGTCTCCTCGCCGCCTTCGTGCCCCTGCAGCACCTCGCCGATCTGACCAGCCTGGGCACGCTGATCGCGTTCGTCGCCGTCGCGGCGGCGGTGGTCGTGCTCCGCCGCATCGCGCCGGACGCACCGCGTCCGTTCCGTGTCCCCCTCTACCCCGTGGTCCCTGTGCTGTCCGCGCTGTCCTGCCTGTACCTGGCATACCTGCTGCCGGGCATCACGTGGACGCTGTTCGCCGTCTGGCTGCTTCTGGCGGCAGTCCTGTATCTCGTGTTCGGGCGGCGCCATTCGAGGCTGCGGCCCAGCGGGGCGGCATCGGACGACCCGCATGCGGTGCCGGGCCAGGTGGGCACGGGCGACGACGCGGTCACAGGTGGCCGGGTCCCGCCGCCCGCCGGTGGGAGCGGTCCGACGGTGCCGCGCGCCTGAGTTCCAGCCAGGCGGCGAGCCGCACGTCCGGGTCGTCGAGATCGACCTGGAACAGTTCATGGA contains:
- a CDS encoding APC family permease: MGSMADELRRRKPLNEMIAEADGNYSGPPLRRSMGLWQLTLLGISSVVGTGIFFVLGTTVPKAGPSVVLSFAVAAAVAGLGALCYVELAGAVPVSGSTYSYAYASLGEGAAYLVAWCLILEYGVAVSTVAVSWGQYLNEVGDALVGVTLPDAISQPPGAGGLVNVPALVVVLLCSLLLARGTRESARVNAVMVCVKIGVLVFFVVVALTAFTADNFSDFAPHGIGGVTVAASGVFFSYVGFDTVSTAGEEVRNPRRTIPLALLFTLLAVSTLYVAVAVAAVGAQPASRFGEQADAGEPVLAEILRSVTGMGWPALLLSAGAVVSIFSVVLVTLFGQTRILFSMARDGLVPEIFRRVDRKRHTPVHNTWIVGAGVGLLAAFVPLQHLADLTSLGTLIAFVAVAAAVVVLRRIAPDAPRPFRVPLYPVVPVLSALSCLYLAYLLPGITWTLFAVWLLLAAVLYLVFGRRHSRLRPSGAASDDPHAVPGQVGTGDDAVTGGRVPPPAGGSGPTVPRA